The Tenrec ecaudatus isolate mTenEca1 chromosome 6, mTenEca1.hap1, whole genome shotgun sequence genome has a window encoding:
- the SLC38A2 gene encoding sodium-coupled neutral amino acid symporter 2 has product MKKAEMGRFNISPDEDSSSYSSNSDFNYSYPTKQAALKSHYADVDPENQNFLLESNLGKKKYETDFHPGTTSFGMSVFNLSNAIVGSGILGLSYAMANTGIALFIILLSFVSIFSLYSVHLLLKTANEGGSLLYEQLGHKAFGMVGKLAASGSITMQNIGAMSSYLFIVKYELPLVIQALMNIEDKTGVWYLNGNYLVLLVSVVLILPLSLLRNLGYLGYTSGLSLLCMMFFLIVVICKKFQIPCPVEMALLMNETVNSTLPPPTTWVPEVKVNMTEEDSCRPHYFIFNSQTVYAVPILTFSFVCHPAVLPIYEELKDRSRRKMMNVSKISFFAMFLMYLLAALFGYLTFYGHVEAELLHTYSTAMATDIILLIVRLAVLVAVTLTVPVVIFPIRSSITQLLFAGKDFSWPRHSFITLCVLAFTNLLVIFVPTIRDIFGFIGASAAAMLIFILPSAFYIKLVKKESMKSLQKIGALFFLLSGIVVMIGSMALIILDWVHNTPARWPLTGTPQNSSSPLMPVLSQHSTN; this is encoded by the exons ATGAAGAAGGCCGAAATGGGAAGGTTCAACATTTCCCCCGATGAGGACAGCAGCAGCTACAGTTCCAACAGTGATTTCAACTACTCCTACCCCACCAAGCAAGCGGCTCTGAAAAG CCATTATGCCGATGTAGATCCCGAAAACCAGAACTTTTTACTTGAGTCAAATTTGGGGAAGAAGAAGTATGAAACAGACTTT CATCCAGGTACTACTTCCTTTGGAATGTCAGTATTTAATCTGAGCAATGCGATTGTGGGCAGTGGAATCCTTGGGCTTTCTTATGCCATGGCCAATACTGGAATTGCTCTGTTTAT AATCCTCCTGTCATTCGTGTCCATATTTTCTCTGTATTCTGTGCATCTCCTTCTGAAGACTGCCAACGAAGGAG GATCTTTATTATATGAACAGTTGGGACATAAGGCATTTGGAATGGTTGGAAAGCTTGCAGCCTCTGGATCCATTACAATGCAGAACATTGGAG CTATGTCAAGCTACCTCTTCATAGTGAAATATGAGTTACCTTTGGTGATCCAGGCATTAATGAACATTGAAGATAAAACTGG GGTGTGGTATCTGAATGGCAACTACTTGGTTCTCCTGGTGTCCGTGGTGCTCATTCTACCTTTGTCGCTGCTGAGAAACTTAG GATATTTGGGATATACCAGTGGCCTTTCCTTGTTGTGTATGATGTTCTTTCTGATTGTG GTGATCTGCAAGAAATTTCAGATTCCTTGCCCTGTGGAAATGGCTTTGTTAATGAATGAAACCGTAAACAGCACGCTACCACCACCGACAACTTGGGTCCCTGAAGTGAAAGTTAACATGACTGAAGAAGATTCCTGCAGGCCACATTATTTCATCTTCAACTCACAG ACCGTCTATGCTGTGCCGATTCTGACCTTCTCCTTCGTCTGCCACCCTGCCGTTCTACCCATTTACGAAGAGCTGAAAGA CCGGAGCCGTAGAAAAATGATGAACGTGTCCAAGATTTCGTTTTTTGCTATGTTTCTCATGTACTTGCTCGCTGCCCTCTTTGGATACCTGACGTTTTATG GACACGTTGAGGCCGAACTGCTTCACACCTACTCTACCGCCATGGCTACAGATATTATTCTTCTCATTGTCCGTCTGGCTGTGCTGGTGGCTGTCACCCTGACAGTTCCCGTGGTGATTTTCCCG atccGGAGCTCCATAACTCAGCTGTTGTTTGCAGGGAAGGACTTCTCTTGGCCGCGTCACAGCTTCATTACCCTGTGTGTCTTGGCCTTTACAAACTTGCTTGTCATCTTTGTGCCGACGATCAGGGACATCTTTGGTTTCATTG GTGCATCTGCAGCTGCTATGCTGATTTTCATTCTTCCATCTGCGTTCTATATCAAGTTGGTGAAGAAAGAATCTATGAAATCTCTACAAAAGATTGGG GCTTTGTTCTTCCTGCTGAGCGGTATAGTGGTGATGATCGGAAGCATGGCCTTGATCATCTTGGATTGGGTACACAACACCCCTGCCAGGTGGCCATTAACTGGCACCCCTCAAAACTCCAGTAGTCCATTGATGCCGGTGTTGTCTCAACACTCAACTAACTGA